The proteins below are encoded in one region of Rana temporaria chromosome 2, aRanTem1.1, whole genome shotgun sequence:
- the LOC120928353 gene encoding golgin subfamily A member 6-like protein 22, whose amino-acid sequence EEEEEEEEEEEEEEEEEEEEEEEEEEEEEEEEEEEEEEEEEEEEEEEEEEEEEEEEEEEEEEEEEEEEEEEEEEEEEEEEEEEEEEEEEEEEEEEEEEEEEEEEEEEEEEEEEEEEEEEEEEEEEEEEEEEEEEEEEEEEEEEEEEEEEEEEEEEEEEEEEEEEEEEEEEEEEEEEEEEEEEEEEEEEEEEEEEEEEEEEEEEEEEEEEEEEEEEEEEEEEEEEEEEEEEEEEEEEEEEEEEEEEEEEEEEEEEEEEEEEEEEEEEEEEEEEEEEEEEEEEEEEEEEEEEEEEEEEEEEEEEEEEEEEEEEEEEEEEEEEEEEEEEEEEEEEEEEEEEEEEEEEEEEEEEEEEEEEEEEEEEEEEEEEEEEEEEEEEEEEEEEEEEEEEEEEEEEEEEEEEEEEEEEEEEEEEEEEEEEEEEEEEEEEEEEEEEEEEEEEEEEDRIEKEARRRGRGH is encoded by the coding sequence gaagaagaagaagaagaagaagaagaagaagaagaagaagaagaagaagaagaagaagaagaagaagaagaagaagaagaagaagaagaagaagaagaagaagaagaagaagaagaagaagaagaagaagaagaagaagaagaagaagaagaagaagaagaagaagaagaagaagaagaagaagaagaagaagaagaagaagaagaagaagaagaagaagaagaagaagaagaagaagaagaagaagaagaagaagaagaagaagaagaagaagaagaagaagaagaagaagaagaagaagaagaagaagaagaagaagaagaagaagaagaagaagaagaagaagaagaagaagaagaagaagaagaagaagaagaagaagaagaagaagaagaagaagaagaagaagaagaagaagaagaagaagaagaagaagaagaagaagaagaagaagaagaagaagaagaagaagaagaagaagaagaagaagaagaagaagaagaagaagaagaagaagaagaagaagaagaagaagaagaagaagaagaagaagaagaagaagaagaagaagaagaagaagaagaagaagaagaagaagaagaagaagaagaagaagaagaagaagaagaagaagaagaagaagaagaagaagaagaagaagaagaagaagaagaagaagaagaagaagaagaagaagaagaagaagaagaagaagaagaagaagaagaagaagaagaagaagaagaagaagaagaagaagaagaagaagaagaagaagaagaagaagaagaagaagaagaagaagaagaagaagaagaagaagaagaagaagaagaagaagaagaagaagaagaagaagaagaagaagaagaagaagaagaagaagaagaagaagaagaagaagaagaagaagaagaagaagaagaagaagaagaagaagaagaagaagaagaagaagaagaagaagaagaagaagaagaagaagaagaagaagaagaagaagaagaagaagaagaagaagaagaagaagaagaagaagaagaagaagaagaagaagaagaagaagaagaagaagaagaagaagaagaagaagaagaagaagaagaagaagaagaagaagaagaagaagaagaagaagaagaagaagaagaagaagaagaagaagaagaagaagaagaagaagaagaagaagaagaagaagaagaagaagaagaagaagaagaagaagaagaagaagaagaagaagaagaagaagaagaagaagaagaagaagaagaagaagaagaagaagaagaagaagaagaagaagaagaagaagaagaagaagaagatagaatTGAAAAAGAGGCAAGAAGGAGAGGAAGAGGTCAttag